The following proteins are co-located in the Spirosoma montaniterrae genome:
- a CDS encoding capsule assembly Wzi family protein codes for MRRIVWLAGWCLLIICGVFETHAQRSNQYQIEAGGMAASDQTPFWLRANQYGTVPLKTPIARVGARLSADYRSADSTTYKPKADWGYAAEVLVNAGLTNQLILPEAYLKGRFGAFEAYIGRRREVVGLVDTLLSTGAYSWSGNALPIPKVQIGLPVYTAVPFTKGVVSFLGAFAHGWFENANRLVTGSFLHHKYVYGRIGKPSWRFRLYAGFNHQVIWGGRADPAVLGPVVAVNGRLPSTLRYFPAVMFGTRNPDPDDPNITSFEENRIGNHLGSLDLAADVDLNNWNLFMYRQFMYDDGSLFYATNIQDGLNGLRIRNRRQPEGELFFLRQLTVEYLFTGSQGGSLFVIDNPQLRGRDDYFNHSQFVDGWTYFGRTIGTPFLTPTQETRPSLPQRFPIANNRVSVYHVGASGLLLNKVELTTRLSYGRNAGTYGTPYVPIVSQFSGLLTASVPLTILGGVVLNSSFGFDAGGLLPNSVGGYVGIRKTGILKRRPAVPSPRNPFNRI; via the coding sequence ATGAGACGTATCGTATGGCTGGCTGGCTGGTGTTTATTAATTATCTGTGGTGTATTCGAAACCCATGCTCAACGCAGTAATCAATACCAGATTGAAGCGGGCGGAATGGCGGCTTCTGACCAGACACCTTTTTGGTTACGCGCCAATCAGTACGGAACAGTACCGCTGAAAACCCCCATTGCTCGTGTTGGTGCCCGTCTGTCTGCTGATTATCGATCTGCCGATAGTACCACCTACAAACCTAAAGCAGACTGGGGATACGCGGCTGAAGTATTAGTCAATGCCGGCCTGACAAATCAGTTAATACTACCCGAAGCTTATTTGAAAGGTCGCTTCGGTGCCTTTGAAGCCTACATCGGTCGGCGACGGGAAGTTGTTGGCTTAGTCGATACGCTGCTTTCTACTGGTGCCTATTCGTGGTCGGGGAACGCACTGCCCATTCCCAAAGTACAAATCGGCCTGCCCGTTTACACAGCCGTTCCGTTCACCAAAGGCGTTGTATCGTTCCTGGGAGCTTTTGCACATGGCTGGTTTGAAAACGCCAATCGGTTGGTTACGGGGTCTTTTCTGCATCACAAGTACGTATATGGCCGGATTGGTAAACCGTCGTGGCGGTTTCGGCTTTATGCGGGATTTAATCATCAGGTTATCTGGGGCGGGCGGGCCGACCCGGCGGTGCTGGGGCCGGTCGTGGCTGTTAACGGCAGACTGCCATCAACCCTGCGGTATTTTCCGGCGGTTATGTTTGGTACCCGAAACCCCGACCCCGATGACCCAAACATTACCTCGTTTGAAGAAAATCGCATCGGCAATCATCTTGGCTCCCTCGACCTGGCTGCAGACGTTGACCTGAACAACTGGAACCTGTTCATGTATCGGCAATTCATGTACGATGATGGTTCGCTGTTCTATGCCACCAATATTCAGGATGGCTTGAATGGGCTACGAATCCGTAACCGTCGGCAACCTGAAGGAGAATTGTTTTTTCTACGTCAGCTAACGGTTGAGTACCTCTTCACAGGTAGTCAGGGCGGAAGCCTGTTCGTTATCGATAATCCGCAACTTCGTGGTCGCGACGATTATTTTAACCACAGCCAGTTTGTTGACGGCTGGACTTACTTTGGCCGAACCATCGGTACGCCGTTTTTAACGCCCACGCAGGAAACGCGACCGTCGCTGCCGCAGCGATTTCCCATTGCTAACAACCGCGTTAGCGTTTACCACGTTGGGGCAAGCGGTTTGCTGTTAAACAAGGTAGAACTAACAACCCGCCTGTCGTATGGGCGAAATGCCGGTACATATGGAACGCCTTACGTGCCGATTGTTTCGCAGTTTTCGGGACTATTAACGGCGTCGGTCCCGTTGACCATTCTGGGTGGGGTAGTGCTAAACAGTTCGTTTGGTTTCGATGCGGGCGGTTTGCTGCCAAACAGCGTCGGTGGTTATGTGGGTATTCGTAAAACGGGCATCCTCAAACGGCGACCTGCCGTGCCATCACCCCGTAACCCATTCAATAGAATATAA
- a CDS encoding serine hydrolase domain-containing protein: MHVGMVRMRKCWSWLSVWIVVSVGVASCGQSSQKELNKSAQALRSCADEQTVSPDEQNNIRQKINADAKTQQIEAIIQQKVREGFNGNVLIAQKGIVLYKNCFGLGHFERNERDTLVEDSKFQLASLSKTFTAVGTLKLIEAGKLKLEDSIQKFYPDFPYHGITIRELLSHRSGLPNYAYAFDDSMKVNFYKKEKPYPTNATIMHWFATVKPTPKKYNVPGRGFSYSNTNYMVLASIIEKVTGQSYEAFIHKNIFEPLGMHQTFVATTKNDSINYHRTAGYQWNRRIPKDYYDDVVGDKGIYSTIGDLFRWYRALNGDCLLQRKTLAEAFIPRSFERKGAKNYGYGFRMMLDGFNKPEYIYHSGWWKGYNTMFWFSPKDEYVIIMLGNKYNKTVYRVKELVDVLGGPKTSSTDADQEVEI, translated from the coding sequence ATGCATGTTGGAATGGTGCGGATGAGAAAGTGCTGGAGTTGGCTAAGTGTATGGATTGTAGTAAGTGTCGGCGTTGCTTCGTGTGGGCAGAGTTCACAAAAGGAACTGAATAAGTCGGCGCAGGCGCTGCGCAGTTGCGCCGATGAGCAGACGGTATCGCCCGATGAACAGAATAATATCCGGCAAAAGATCAATGCTGACGCAAAAACGCAACAGATAGAAGCAATTATTCAGCAGAAGGTCCGCGAAGGCTTCAACGGCAACGTGCTGATTGCCCAGAAGGGCATTGTTCTCTATAAAAACTGCTTCGGGCTGGGGCATTTTGAGCGCAACGAACGCGATACGCTGGTCGAAGATTCCAAGTTTCAGTTAGCCTCGCTGTCGAAAACGTTTACCGCTGTTGGTACGCTCAAGCTTATCGAAGCCGGTAAATTAAAACTGGAGGATTCGATCCAGAAGTTCTACCCCGACTTTCCGTATCACGGTATCACCATTCGCGAACTGCTCAGCCACCGGAGTGGACTACCCAATTATGCCTATGCCTTCGATGATAGCATGAAGGTGAATTTCTACAAGAAAGAAAAACCGTATCCGACCAATGCCACTATTATGCACTGGTTCGCCACGGTGAAGCCAACACCGAAGAAATATAACGTGCCGGGGCGGGGGTTCAGCTACAGCAATACCAACTATATGGTGCTGGCGTCGATCATTGAAAAGGTAACGGGGCAGTCTTACGAAGCGTTTATCCACAAAAATATTTTCGAGCCGCTGGGAATGCATCAGACGTTTGTGGCAACCACCAAAAACGACTCGATCAATTACCACCGCACGGCAGGATACCAATGGAATCGGCGTATTCCGAAAGATTATTATGACGACGTAGTGGGCGATAAGGGCATTTACTCAACCATTGGCGATTTATTCCGCTGGTATCGCGCCCTGAACGGCGATTGTCTGCTGCAACGCAAAACCCTCGCTGAAGCGTTTATTCCACGCAGTTTCGAGCGAAAAGGGGCCAAGAATTACGGCTATGGGTTTCGGATGATGCTCGACGGATTTAATAAACCCGAATACATTTATCATTCCGGCTGGTGGAAAGGCTACAACACCATGTTCTGGTTCAGCCCGAAAGATGAATACGTCATTATCATGCTCGGCAATAAGTACAATAAGACCGTGTATCGGGTGAAAGAATTAGTCGACGTACTGGGCGGGCCAAAAACCAGCTCGACCGACGCCGATCAGGAAGTGGAAATTTGA
- a CDS encoding DUF1573 domain-containing protein, which produces MKKIFSLFVALFVFVAVGYAQKGVMKFAKETHDFGKIEQGKPVTHVFEFKNTGADPVVISDASASCGCTKPNWTREPIMPGKTGNVSATFNAAAMGQFTKTVTVTSNSEAGQTVLYLKGEVVSQKDAEAAAASGSKTAKKVTKTSR; this is translated from the coding sequence ATGAAAAAGATTTTTTCACTTTTCGTAGCTTTATTTGTCTTCGTTGCAGTTGGCTACGCGCAGAAGGGCGTTATGAAGTTTGCCAAAGAAACGCATGACTTTGGTAAAATTGAGCAGGGCAAGCCTGTAACGCATGTCTTCGAGTTTAAAAATACTGGTGCTGATCCTGTTGTCATTAGCGATGCGTCGGCTTCATGCGGCTGCACCAAACCCAACTGGACTCGTGAGCCAATCATGCCGGGCAAAACGGGTAATGTATCGGCTACGTTTAACGCAGCCGCTATGGGGCAGTTCACCAAAACAGTGACGGTGACAAGTAATTCCGAAGCGGGCCAAACCGTGTTATACCTGAAAGGCGAAGTGGTTTCCCAGAAAGACGCTGAAGCGGCTGCGGCTTCGGGCAGCAAGACTGCCAAGAAAGTTACCAAGACATCACGTTAA
- a CDS encoding alpha-ketoacid dehydrogenase subunit alpha/beta, with the protein MIANEQLRSTGIISREKILSDYRLACESRQVSLLGRRDVMGGRAKFGIFGDGKELAQIAAARAFDRGDFRSGYYRDQTFVAALGELRWTEFFAQLYAHTDVAHDPNTAGRSMNGHFATRWLDEQGLWRPQTDKFNSVCDIAPTAGQIPRSLGLAYASKLFRQNPALHDMGGFSRNGNEVIFSTIGDASTSQGMFWESMNAAGVLQVPLLMSVWDDGYGISVPIEYQTTKASISKAMAGFQRDAYDKGFEIFTVKGWDYVALLETYQQAAHICREQHVPVLVHVQELTQPQGHSTSGSHERYKSKERLAWEDEHDCNRMFRHWIRENEYATNDELDAIEAEAKQVAKQARLDAWSAYQTSMKGDHDEAVDLLQQAARNHPKAADLMAIREELRKTASPLRRDAVSAVRKALRVLRTDTGAARRGLQTWLNRTNAENADRFSSHLYSQSPESPMHVAAVPAHYNDDSPLVDGYQLMQRYFDRLFARDPRTVALGEDVGHIGDVNQGFAGLQEKYGEIRITDTGIRETTIIGQGIGLAMRGLRPIVEIQYFDYIYYALATLTDDLATLLYRTKGGQKAPLIVRTRGHRLEGIWHSGSPMGTMLGSLRGMHVLVPRNMTQAAGFYNTLMKGDDPALLIESLNGYRLKEQLPDNLDTFCVPLGIPEILHTGNDLTIVTYGSMCRIVLEAAHQLMQMGIGAEVIDVQTLLPFDVHESIVESIKKTNRVIFADEDVPGGASAFMLQQVLENQGAYRYLDSIPRTLSAKAHRPPYGSDGDYFSKPSVDDVIETAYALMSESDPARFPMY; encoded by the coding sequence GTGATAGCAAACGAACAACTCCGCTCGACAGGTATTATCAGTCGTGAAAAAATCCTATCAGACTATCGACTGGCCTGCGAAAGTCGACAGGTTAGTTTGCTGGGTCGGCGCGACGTTATGGGCGGGCGGGCTAAATTTGGCATATTTGGTGACGGCAAAGAATTAGCCCAGATTGCTGCCGCCCGTGCGTTCGACCGGGGCGATTTCCGCTCCGGCTACTACCGCGATCAAACGTTTGTAGCGGCTCTCGGCGAACTGCGCTGGACTGAATTTTTTGCCCAGCTCTACGCCCACACTGACGTGGCTCATGACCCGAATACGGCAGGCCGCTCCATGAATGGACACTTTGCTACCCGCTGGCTCGACGAACAGGGGCTATGGCGTCCGCAAACGGATAAATTCAATTCAGTTTGTGACATTGCTCCCACCGCCGGGCAGATTCCGCGTTCGCTGGGGCTGGCGTATGCCTCGAAACTGTTTCGGCAAAACCCAGCACTGCACGATATGGGGGGCTTTTCGCGAAATGGCAATGAGGTGATTTTTAGCACTATCGGCGACGCTTCAACCTCGCAGGGCATGTTCTGGGAGAGTATGAATGCCGCCGGAGTGTTGCAGGTGCCGCTGCTGATGTCGGTCTGGGACGATGGGTACGGCATTTCGGTGCCCATTGAGTATCAGACCACTAAAGCAAGTATTTCCAAGGCAATGGCTGGTTTTCAGCGCGATGCCTACGACAAAGGGTTTGAAATCTTTACCGTGAAAGGCTGGGATTATGTGGCTCTGCTCGAAACGTATCAGCAGGCCGCCCACATTTGCCGGGAGCAGCACGTGCCGGTATTGGTACACGTACAGGAACTGACCCAGCCACAGGGACACTCTACGTCTGGTTCGCACGAACGCTACAAGTCGAAAGAGCGGCTGGCCTGGGAAGACGAACACGACTGCAATCGTATGTTCCGGCACTGGATTCGCGAAAACGAATACGCCACCAACGATGAGCTGGACGCCATCGAAGCCGAAGCCAAGCAAGTTGCCAAACAGGCCCGTTTAGATGCCTGGAGTGCGTATCAGACGTCGATGAAAGGCGACCACGACGAAGCCGTTGACCTGTTGCAGCAAGCCGCCCGCAATCACCCCAAAGCGGCTGACCTGATGGCCATTCGGGAAGAACTGCGCAAAACGGCTTCGCCCCTCCGGCGCGATGCGGTGTCGGCAGTTCGGAAAGCGTTGCGCGTACTGCGAACCGACACTGGCGCGGCCCGGCGCGGGCTGCAAACCTGGCTCAACCGCACCAATGCCGAAAACGCCGACCGATTCAGTTCGCACCTCTACAGCCAATCGCCGGAATCGCCGATGCATGTAGCGGCTGTACCGGCGCATTATAACGACGACAGCCCTTTGGTCGACGGTTATCAACTGATGCAGCGATACTTCGACCGGTTATTTGCCCGCGACCCGCGCACGGTAGCCCTCGGCGAAGATGTCGGGCATATCGGTGATGTAAATCAGGGCTTTGCGGGTTTGCAGGAGAAGTACGGCGAGATTCGCATCACCGACACGGGCATTCGCGAAACCACCATTATTGGGCAAGGCATTGGTTTAGCCATGCGCGGCCTTCGGCCTATTGTCGAGATTCAGTATTTCGACTACATCTATTACGCATTAGCAACCCTTACCGATGATCTGGCAACGTTGCTTTACCGAACAAAAGGCGGTCAGAAAGCTCCGCTGATTGTCAGAACGCGCGGCCACCGGCTCGAAGGTATCTGGCACTCCGGCTCCCCGATGGGAACCATGCTGGGTAGTTTACGCGGTATGCACGTGCTGGTGCCGCGCAATATGACGCAGGCCGCCGGTTTCTACAATACGCTCATGAAAGGCGACGATCCGGCTCTGTTGATTGAGTCGCTGAATGGCTACCGCCTGAAAGAACAACTGCCCGACAATCTGGATACGTTCTGCGTACCGCTGGGCATTCCCGAAATTTTACACACCGGAAACGACCTAACAATTGTTACTTATGGCTCAATGTGCCGGATTGTGCTGGAAGCCGCGCATCAACTGATGCAGATGGGCATCGGCGCAGAGGTGATCGATGTGCAGACGCTGCTACCTTTCGACGTGCATGAATCGATTGTAGAATCGATCAAAAAAACAAACCGGGTCATTTTTGCCGACGAAGACGTGCCGGGGGGCGCATCGGCGTTTATGCTACAACAAGTACTTGAAAACCAGGGCGCATACCGTTATCTGGACTCCATCCCGCGTACACTATCGGCCAAAGCGCACCGCCCGCCCTACGGCTCCGACGGGGATTATTTCTCGAAACCCAGTGTTGACGATGTAATCGAGACGGCTTACGCGCTGATGAGTGAGAGCGATCCGGCCCGGTTTCCTATGTATTGA
- a CDS encoding prohibitin family protein gives MFFLTLGIVALIVGFAINTPSLTFSRFSRPVKVIGAVLIVLGLLTASIRQIDAGQVGVISLFGNVSDRTLESGLNFVNPLANVTEFDVKTQNYTMSATHDEGEKQGDDAIRVLTADGLEVVIDLTVLYRIVSAEAPRIYREIGPDYTDKVVRPITRTRIRDNAVYYDAVALYSTRRDEFQTRIYKTIEADFRKRGMMLEQLLIRNIDLPASVKRTIESKINAEQDAQKMQFVLAKERQEAERKRVEAQGIADYQRILSTGLSDKQLQYEQIKAQRELAQSPNAKIVIMGGRGNVPLILNDK, from the coding sequence ATGTTTTTTCTGACACTCGGCATCGTTGCCCTCATCGTGGGCTTTGCCATCAACACCCCCTCCCTGACGTTTTCGCGCTTTTCACGCCCTGTCAAAGTGATTGGGGCCGTTCTAATTGTGCTGGGCCTGCTTACCGCCAGTATTCGCCAGATCGACGCCGGGCAGGTAGGTGTTATTTCCCTGTTCGGTAATGTCAGCGACCGCACGCTTGAGTCGGGCCTGAACTTCGTGAATCCGCTTGCCAATGTAACGGAGTTCGACGTGAAAACGCAGAACTACACCATGTCGGCAACGCACGATGAAGGCGAAAAACAAGGTGATGATGCCATTCGGGTACTTACCGCCGACGGGCTGGAAGTCGTGATTGATCTGACCGTGCTCTACCGCATCGTATCGGCTGAAGCCCCGCGCATCTACCGCGAGATCGGCCCCGACTATACCGACAAGGTGGTACGTCCAATTACCCGAACGCGTATCCGCGACAACGCCGTGTATTATGACGCCGTAGCCCTCTATTCGACCCGGCGCGACGAGTTTCAGACCCGTATTTACAAAACTATCGAAGCCGATTTCCGCAAGCGAGGGATGATGTTGGAACAGTTATTGATACGAAACATCGACCTGCCCGCGTCGGTAAAGCGTACTATTGAGTCGAAAATCAACGCCGAGCAGGACGCCCAGAAGATGCAGTTCGTGCTGGCGAAAGAACGGCAGGAAGCCGAACGCAAACGGGTTGAAGCACAGGGCATTGCCGACTACCAGCGAATTCTGTCGACGGGCCTCTCAGACAAGCAGTTGCAGTACGAACAAATCAAAGCCCAGCGCGAACTGGCCCAGTCGCCCAATGCCAAAATCGTGATTATGGGCGGGCGGGGCAACGTGCCGCTGATCCTGAACGATAAGTGA
- a CDS encoding capsule assembly Wzi family protein produces MHLLSRQYSIYAILVVLLRVSTNQSVAQAIHPPDQYVGEVGTYIASSTQTPFWLRTNQYGIVPKQSPLITVRAGIYSDYDTTGNSSRRWRESAFQFGYGVNVVGNMAPNLLSYERAVLLPEAYLKVRRGVFEMYIGRRREKFGLADSTLSTGSYAWSGNAMPVPKIQVSIPVFTPIGFTKGWLAVQGTYAHGYLDAENYIRNTMLHQKSLYLRLGKPTSSVRLYGGFNHQVVWGGRTADGGTAGGTIPVGGKLPSGLVDYFYVVTGINRGRTDTTKYTYFDLTNRVGNHLGSIDVAAEIDLVRHTLYLYRQSLFEDGSLYSLINITDGLNGIRIRRNDPTAIVRDILVEFLNTTSQGGPIFIIDEARFRGKDDYFNHQQIRNGWGYRQHTIGTPFIPPALGPNNEYPYGTFTANNRVTVLHLGLSGSLPVRTSFLTGPVAYQTKLSYSRNLGTYNTPYVPVRNQFSGFIGFIAPLDLLGGFDLTANVAVDAGTLYRQGVGAFFSVRKQWFATQSR; encoded by the coding sequence ATGCACCTCCTCTCTCGTCAATACAGTATCTATGCAATTCTGGTCGTTCTGTTGCGGGTAAGTACCAATCAATCAGTGGCTCAGGCTATTCACCCGCCCGACCAGTATGTGGGCGAAGTAGGAACATACATAGCATCGTCGACGCAAACCCCATTCTGGCTACGAACCAATCAATATGGCATCGTGCCGAAGCAATCGCCACTAATAACAGTTCGGGCAGGCATCTACAGCGACTACGACACAACCGGCAACAGCAGCCGACGATGGCGCGAATCGGCCTTTCAGTTCGGTTATGGTGTGAACGTTGTTGGCAATATGGCACCAAATCTACTTTCGTATGAGCGGGCTGTATTGCTGCCCGAAGCTTATCTAAAAGTTCGGCGGGGCGTTTTCGAGATGTATATTGGTCGTCGGCGCGAAAAGTTTGGCTTAGCTGATTCGACTCTGTCAACAGGGTCATACGCGTGGTCGGGCAATGCCATGCCCGTGCCCAAAATACAGGTTTCTATCCCGGTTTTTACGCCCATTGGGTTTACGAAAGGCTGGCTTGCTGTCCAGGGAACCTATGCCCACGGCTATTTAGATGCCGAGAACTACATACGCAACACAATGTTGCATCAAAAAAGCCTGTATCTGCGATTGGGTAAACCAACCAGTTCCGTTCGTTTGTATGGCGGCTTCAACCATCAGGTGGTGTGGGGCGGGCGCACTGCCGACGGCGGCACCGCAGGGGGAACCATTCCGGTTGGCGGGAAACTTCCTTCAGGATTGGTCGACTATTTTTACGTAGTAACAGGCATTAACCGAGGGCGAACGGATACCACGAAGTACACCTATTTTGATCTGACAAACCGGGTGGGCAACCACTTGGGGTCTATTGACGTGGCGGCAGAAATTGATCTGGTGCGGCACACGCTATACCTGTACCGGCAAAGCCTGTTTGAAGACGGGTCATTGTATTCGCTCATCAATATTACCGATGGGCTGAATGGAATTCGTATTCGCCGGAACGATCCTACTGCAATCGTGCGGGACATTCTGGTCGAGTTTCTGAATACGACAAGTCAGGGCGGGCCTATCTTTATCATCGATGAGGCAAGATTTCGTGGTAAAGACGATTACTTCAATCATCAGCAAATTCGGAACGGATGGGGGTATCGGCAACACACTATAGGCACTCCCTTTATTCCACCGGCACTTGGCCCGAACAACGAATACCCTTACGGAACGTTTACGGCCAACAACAGGGTGACAGTACTTCACCTGGGGCTGTCGGGCAGTTTGCCTGTGCGGACCTCATTCCTGACCGGGCCTGTTGCCTATCAGACAAAGCTCTCGTATAGCCGAAATCTGGGTACATATAATACGCCGTATGTACCTGTCAGAAATCAGTTTTCAGGATTTATCGGGTTTATCGCTCCGCTTGATTTATTGGGTGGATTTGATTTAACGGCGAATGTAGCTGTTGATGCTGGTACGTTGTATCGGCAGGGCGTTGGTGCTTTTTTCAGTGTACGAAAACAATGGTTTGCCACGCAGAGCAGGTAA
- a CDS encoding alpha/beta hydrolase, with the protein MRLLLLTFVSLLVFTQTARAQEVIKLWPDNAIPNAIAGASITEKSEAGNDGILRVSQVSVPTLTAYLPPKDKATGAAVMICPGGGYWILASGHEGEDIARWFNGMGVTAFVLKYRLPDSTIMTNPHEVPLMDAMQGMKLIRQNASRYGIDANKIGVMGFSAGGHLASTLSTHYHRGPNASEQAKPNFSILVYPVVTFGDNAHTGSRDKLLGKLKKSSDMVAYYSNELQVTSQTPPTFLVHSQDDKAVPVENSIGYYRACLKNGVPVEMHLYPTGGHGYGLRTAKFGSLNNWPDACRAWLMALK; encoded by the coding sequence ATGCGCCTGTTGCTTCTTACGTTCGTCTCCTTACTTGTGTTTACGCAAACCGCCCGCGCTCAGGAAGTCATTAAACTCTGGCCCGATAACGCCATTCCGAATGCCATTGCCGGAGCCAGCATTACCGAAAAATCAGAAGCTGGCAACGACGGCATTCTCCGTGTCAGTCAGGTGTCGGTGCCAACCCTGACGGCTTATCTGCCTCCGAAAGACAAAGCTACGGGTGCGGCTGTGATGATCTGCCCCGGTGGTGGCTACTGGATTCTGGCATCCGGGCACGAGGGCGAAGACATTGCCCGGTGGTTCAATGGCATGGGCGTTACGGCCTTTGTGCTGAAATACCGCCTGCCCGACTCCACGATCATGACCAATCCGCACGAGGTGCCGCTCATGGATGCCATGCAGGGCATGAAGCTGATTCGGCAAAACGCCAGCCGCTACGGTATCGACGCCAATAAAATAGGCGTAATGGGGTTCTCGGCGGGGGGGCATCTGGCGTCCACGCTTTCTACCCACTACCACCGGGGCCCAAACGCCAGCGAACAGGCTAAACCCAATTTCTCGATTCTGGTATACCCCGTGGTGACGTTTGGCGATAATGCACATACCGGTTCACGCGATAAACTGCTCGGTAAGCTGAAAAAATCGTCGGATATGGTTGCCTACTACTCGAACGAGTTGCAGGTAACGAGTCAGACACCGCCCACGTTTCTGGTTCACTCACAGGACGACAAGGCCGTGCCGGTCGAAAACAGCATCGGCTATTATCGGGCTTGTTTGAAAAACGGTGTTCCGGTCGAAATGCACCTGTACCCGACCGGTGGACACGGCTACGGCCTGCGCACAGCCAAATTCGGTTCGCTCAACAACTGGCCCGACGCCTGCCGCGCCTGGCTGATGGCGTTAAAATAG
- a CDS encoding sugar transferase → MRHRYSILFFPLHVFVDFLSLNAAFLGAYWIKFRTLDSVSEPPYASFWLLFNLIWLLEILLLKPYIFPRQLFKADHLIKKLLMLIAIHVAVISVYWVAVKGYYYSREHLLITYTLFVSLGAAFRIGGLIFLREYRARGYNNRRYVIVGYGKLAATIRSFYDTHPEMGFHFYGYFDDPKPDNTGLLTGDCTDLRAFIKEERIDCVYCCMPYIDNTRLKEIADHAEEADYQVKLLVDFRGFLLKGASVEYHDFLPVLNLSSQMLVDFRINIFKRGFDIAFSLGVLILGMPIYLIMALITKITSAGPVLYGQERIGRDGKPFTIYKFRSMYVDAEKSGPVLSAGTLDRRITPWGRFMRKTRLDEIPQFYNVLKGDMSVVGPRPERQFFIDQIVAVAPEYRSLLKVKPGITSIGQIKFGYAANLDEMVQRLRYDLLYPERRSFLFDMWIIAQTLRVMAQGRGK, encoded by the coding sequence ATGAGGCACCGATATTCCATACTATTCTTTCCATTGCACGTTTTCGTTGATTTTCTCAGCTTAAACGCGGCTTTTTTGGGAGCATACTGGATTAAATTTCGGACGCTCGACAGTGTGAGCGAACCTCCGTATGCATCGTTCTGGCTGCTGTTCAATTTGATCTGGCTGCTGGAAATACTACTTCTCAAACCCTATATTTTCCCGCGTCAGCTCTTTAAAGCAGACCATTTAATAAAGAAATTGCTGATGTTGATAGCTATTCACGTCGCCGTCATATCAGTGTACTGGGTCGCTGTCAAAGGCTATTATTATTCGCGGGAGCATTTACTGATCACCTATACTTTGTTTGTAAGCTTAGGAGCCGCCTTTCGGATAGGTGGGCTGATTTTCCTACGCGAATACCGGGCGAGAGGGTATAATAACCGGCGGTACGTTATTGTGGGCTACGGTAAGCTGGCGGCAACGATTCGCAGTTTTTATGATACGCACCCTGAAATGGGTTTTCATTTTTACGGCTATTTCGATGACCCCAAGCCAGATAATACAGGGTTGCTGACGGGAGACTGCACAGACCTACGGGCATTTATCAAAGAAGAACGCATCGATTGTGTGTATTGCTGTATGCCCTACATCGATAATACACGCCTGAAAGAAATTGCAGATCATGCCGAAGAAGCCGACTATCAGGTTAAGCTCTTAGTCGATTTCCGTGGGTTTTTACTGAAAGGCGCATCCGTCGAGTACCACGATTTCCTGCCTGTACTGAACCTGTCGTCGCAAATGCTGGTCGACTTCAGAATCAATATATTCAAGCGGGGATTCGACATTGCGTTCTCGCTCGGCGTATTGATTCTGGGTATGCCCATCTACCTGATCATGGCACTTATCACGAAGATTACGTCGGCAGGACCGGTGTTGTATGGGCAGGAGCGTATTGGCCGCGACGGTAAACCATTTACCATCTACAAGTTTCGGAGTATGTACGTCGATGCCGAAAAATCCGGTCCGGTTTTATCGGCTGGAACGCTCGACAGGCGCATCACACCCTGGGGCCGCTTTATGCGCAAAACCCGTTTAGACGAAATTCCACAGTTTTATAATGTTCTGAAAGGAGATATGTCGGTTGTTGGACCCCGGCCCGAACGACAGTTTTTTATCGATCAGATTGTTGCCGTTGCTCCTGAATACCGCTCGCTGCTGAAAGTGAAACCGGGCATCACCTCGATTGGCCAAATCAAGTTTGGCTATGCCGCCAACTTAGACGAAATGGTGCAGCGGCTTCGTTATGACTTACTCTATCCCGAACGCCGGTCGTTTCTGTTCGATATGTGGATTATCGCACAGACGCTTCGGGTTATGGCGCAGGGACGCGGTAAGTAA